TTCATGAAATCAACTGTTATTTGACTCTCTTTTTAACCTGGTCTCATCCTCAGCCATAATTCCCGTGAAACTGCCTTACAGGTTGGATGTGCTAAACATTCTTTTCTGCTTCCCATTAAACACATAACTactgaaactgaaataaaaggcatctatcATAGATTGCCTCATTAAACACATAACTactgaaactgaaataaaaggcatctatcATAGATTGCCTCAGGTCCCTTTCTGTCCTCTCCGAAATGAACAGCTCCATTTCCCACCCAGGGGTCAAATTCTATGGCTCCTATTGCATCAGTGTCTCTGGAAACCAGGCCCACTGTCCTCAGTCCAGATGTGACAGAAGCCCTGGTGCCTGGCCTCTGGGCGGGTCATCAGAAGTGACTCGAAGGTCATGGATGTGAAGGGGGGAGTAAGTGCAGATGGCAAAGCCACCAGCTGGGAAAGAGCCCGGGACCAGGCAGTGTGGTGGGGAGGAGCTCATGTTAGCTGAAGGGTGGGTCTCGGGTGGAGACTCAAAGGTGTCACCTAGGGACAGAGAAGATCAGGAACAGAGCCTAGATGTAAGGggtggagaggaaaaggaaacgAAAGGGCAGAAAGGGGCAGTCAGAAGTCCTGGGGTCTTTGGGCAACAGGACCGGAAAGGAAGGTCCCTGGGCAGGAGGCCCCCGGAGGTGGTCAGAGCCCTGGGAGCCAGGTCAGAGCACAGTAGGGCAGACACACAGCCACCAGGCTCTCACGGTGCAGCCACTCCTGGCTCAGAGCCATGTGAGCCGTGCTTTGCATATGATTTGCATACTGCTCACTTAGTGGCAGGCAGCAGGATGGAGCATGGGTCCCCGGCACTGTGTTGGGAATTGAAACCGCCCCTACCTTGTTCAGTAAtgctccaggcctcagtttccccatcaggaATGATGACTCCAGCTCTATACATCCAgtcttataaaaatcaaatattggtCTCTATCTGGaaggccccttcctccaccttcttgCTGGCCAACTCCTCTCATCCTCAGGTCTCAGCCTAGACttcaccacctccaggaagctctccctgccttcccctccctttccATTCCCTCCAAGCTCAGGTTTGCTAGCCTTCTCTATGCTGCCAAATACCCTAGGCTTCTCCTCCCACTCATCACCCTGGATCGTAGCTAGCAGCTTAGCTACTTCTCCACCTGACCAGGAGTTCACTAACGGCAGAGATAGTGCATACTTTAGGGCAGAACTCCCCATGCCTAAGATGGGGCCTGGTGTGGAGATGCTATATGTTAGatgattgattgaatgaatgaatgaatgaatgaatgaatggagaacaTGTGTGGTATTGAGTTTGAGGCTCTATGGGAGGTCCAGAGACAGGTGTCTGGCAGAAAATCACAAGTGGCAGAACTCAGAATCGAAGGGGGAGCTGGAGGAGAGATCTGATGTAACCACTGTGTCCTTAGTATTTCCCCCTCTGGGTGGGGCTTCCCGGGGACCCTGACAAGGGAGGCTCGCTCAGGGGATTACTTCCAGGATGAGGCGTGGACCCATGAGCAAGGCTGAGGCCCTGGAGGACGCAAGGCCAAAGAGGAACATGATCTTGGAACCTTCAAATCTTGGAGGGGCCGATCCTGAACAAGGGAGCAGAAGTGTCCTGTGGAGCTGTGGAGGGGCAAAGCCAGGGCCAGTGGCTGGAAGCTTCAGGGAGGCTGACTCTGACTCACCACATAGAACGGCCTTCTAGGAGCCAAGAAGGAAAGGCAGAACGGGCTACTTCGGGAAGAATGAGCTCCTGCCACTGGATAGACAGTCAAGGACccgaggcagggggtgggggtgcacaGGACGAACCCTCAGGTCCCTTCCAGCCTGGGAAGAAAAGCCTGACCATCCCAGAACCTGGGATCACCCCCTGGGGGAGCTGCCCTCATCCCATCAGCATTATCTCCAGTCAGGTTCTGAGCACCGGGAGCTCTGGGCTTCACAACACTTCAGCCCTCTCCAGGGTTTCGACTGAGTTTGGAGAAAGAAATGGGACAGCCAAAGTTGGTGTTCTGGGGACAATTAAATGGCCTGACAGCCAAAACATAAAAGGTCCCATGGTCAAATCTACTGTGGCAACACTGCGTTAAGTAAGTCACACTGGTTTTTTCAGTGCAGGACTCCCCAGAGCCTCAGGTACCCTCACGTACCCTGTGCAACTTCAAATGAGAGAGACTATGCAGCATCTCCctaacttttcttttttgcctgGAACAACTTGTGACATCTCACTTAACAAGAGATTTGCGGGACAGCTGGGGAGATGTTGGTAGAAAGAAAAGAGCCCTTGCCCAGGAGACAGCAGGCACAGCTCCAGGCCCACCTCTGCCAGAGACTCACTGTGGGAGCTTGGCTGGTCTCcaccctctgggcctcagtctccccatctgtgaaatgtgaGTGCCTTCCTGCTATGAAGCTCGAATGAGCTACCTAGTGTGCGCGAGTGCTCTGGGAAGCAAACGCCCTGTAAAGGGTGAGAAGCTGTTGCTGCCTCCCTGTTCCCCAACCGTTGAGGAGAAGTTAGATCAAAGGTAAAGAGTTTCCATTCCACCAAGGCAAGGCCAGGCCAGTGGCCTTCTGTCTGCAGAAGCAGGGAACTGGGGCGATGTCTCCCCCCACATGGGCTTATACATGCCAGCGCTTCtcgggaagagggaggaggatgaGGGAGAGGGTTCCGAATGCTGAGGGGAGAGGCAGATGCCTgggtggaggaaaaggagaagaccTGGGGTTCTtggcagaggaggagaagggtgcCGGGGGAAGTGGCTGGAGTTGTCAGAGAAGTCCTGAAGCTCGGGAATGAGGGTGGAGGGCAAGTGGTCTTGGGGTCTTCTGGGAGAGGGGCTGAAAGGGACAGGGCGAGGGCAGCCTTGACCCTGGGGGCTGTGGAGACCTGAACACAGATGTAGTGGGTGGGTCCCTGCGGACTCCTGCGTGGACAAGTCTTCGGAACCACCTGCTGGTGTCCACCTGCGCCCCTCCAGAAGGGCCTTTCCGCCTGGCTAGGGGGCAGTGCTGACCCTTAGGACCTCTCCGGGTGGCCCCAACTCCTGCCCGGCCATTCCTCAGCCGCAGCTTCCGCGAAGCCCTCACCTCCACCAGCGGGTAGGCGATCTCGTTGTAGATCTGCTCAGTGAAGTGGTCCATGTAGTAGGCGCCATCGAAGGTGAACTGCTTGGGGGGCTCGTCCGCGGCTCTCGGATTCTGGATGAAGCACTGGCCGCGCGCGGAGTCCACCGTCACCACCGACCCGCAGctcagctcccgctcccgctGGTTCATGGGGCGGCAGCGCACCACCACCTTCACCGACTCCGAGGCCATGGCGCCAAGGAACGGGTTTCCCGGGCACGGGCGCACGTGGACACCGCGGCCGAGACACACAACAGCGGGGCTGGGGACCCCCGGCCGCTTGGACCAGGAGGCGGGTCCAGCGCTGGACGCCGGGGGCGGGGCCTTGCGGCAAGGGCGGGGCTGCGACGGGGGGACAGGATTCCTCGGGGGGAGCCCCGAAAGGAAGAAAGAGGCGGCGGGGGAGTCGCAGGACCGGAGCCGGGCCTGCCGCCTCCTCCCGCGCCCGGGCTCCGCCGTCCCGCAGGCCCGGCCCCTGCCGGGTAAGTGAGGGATCTGCGCTGCAGGCGCAGCCGCAGGAGCCGAGTCCCGGAGCCGCCCCAGCTGCCCGCTCGCACGCACACCGTCGCGGCGTTCGCGGTTGCTAGGCAACGCCCGTGACGTCACAGGTGGCAGCTCCCGGGACTTCTGTGAGTTCTCTGTAGGGCCGCAGGGAGTGTGGCACAGGAGGTCCCCTGGCTAGAGGCTTGCACGCCCATTCTTTTCTCTAATACTCACAGCCccggttcagagaggttaagcaacttgtccaaggttgcCCAGCTTAGACTGGGAGGCCAGGCTTGACTCCACCTCGGAGAGGGATACAAAAGGAGGGGCCTCACGCTGGGCTTAGAGACCTGCTAAGAAAGGCAACAAGGACCTTGCTAGCCTTTCTTCACATCCCGGTACTGGCTCAGGAAAGCAGCCCCAGAACATGTCACAGTCCCTGGGACAGGGCAAAGCTTCTTCTAATGCTGTCCCTCATTTTTCCTTAGAGTCaagattaagaaacaaaacaaaaaactctgagAGCCAAAGTCTTTTTGGCTGCAGAGGCTGCCTGGCCAATCTCTTCCAGCCAGAACAGGACTCCTCCAGGCTCTACTTTTCACAGAAACAGTCAGCTAGCTGCCAGGCATTGCGATAGGCACTGGGAAACGGCCcaatccctgccctcctggaaccCATAGGCTAGTCTAGCAGGGGAGACTGGCATCGGAAACAAATCTCCCACATACAAAAATCCCATAAACGAACAAGTAATTACAAACTAAAGCACCAGTTCTATGGAACATCCAACAACCTCACCCAAGCACTCCCACAGTGGAAGACAGGCTTCCTGAAAGTGACAGGAACTGAGATGGGAAGGTTGAAGAGTTAACCAGGcaaagggcagggaggaggacaTGGAGACCTGTCCAGACTGTGTACAGGTCGAGCGGTATGTCACAGGAGCAGGAGGAAAGTCCAAGTGGCCAGAGCACACGACTTGAGTCTTTTTCTCGTAGGAAATAACTAGtgaaggttttaagcaggaggACACgatttcaataaatataccaATCTGATTCCTTCAGGACATCCTGTGCCTCTGAGGACAGGACCTGTCTGGTTTACCGTTCAGCAGCATCAGCTGAAGGTATGTTTGGCAAACAATAAAACAGGCAAACTAAACAAAGACCTCACCTGTCAAAGGAAAAGTCTGTACTAGACAATCcgaagaaatgcattttatttgtaGTACACACAGTAAGGAGAGCTGGGTTACCCAGGTGGTACTCGTTGCAACAAAGAAAACTGATGTATAATTAAGACGTTGAAGCCTCTGCACACTTGGGTCAAAAATCTTGCCCTATTTGTACCACGTGAGCAATAAATGCTGTGTGAAGGAATGTTAAAGTGCTTTGGGGCCATTCCTGACACCTTGTCCACAGGATAATTTGCACAACAAAACATATCCATCACAGAGGTAATAAGCTGTGGCCTAAGTCTGGACCAGTTACAGGTCTTCTTAAATGTGCAACTCCAGGGCTATAATCCTGGGCACTTCAGGTCCTTTCCAGGGCAATGTAGGGCTGGGGCCTCCCACTAGGGACCAGGGCTTTCCCCAGGGAGATGGGTTCTGGTGGCAAGGGCCATAAAGTGAGTCCCAGGTTTCCACTCACATTCGGTACAAAAATCAGTGCTGCAGTTCCAGTGAAAAGAGCCCCCAAAGGACAGCTTTCTCCTATCCCTTGTGACAGGAATGATAAAGTCCTGAGCTAAGACCATTACCTGGACTGGGGGTGCcaaaagtggggggaaaagagCTTCTGAGgatcctccttcctttctcttctgttgGGGCTGCCATCTTCATTCCAGGAGTCAGAAGTCTATTACTTTTCAAGGCACTGAACAGAATCACATCCCACTCTCAGATAGGGAGAGGGCAACCCCCAGACTCACGACGGTCTCTGCTTCAGAAATAGAAGTTCATCCAAAGTGAACTTGCTCCCTAACTTGGTAGATTCGTGTCTATCAAGTTCAGTTATAAAGGGGATACCTTGATCTGTCAGTCAGCACAGGACCAGTGCCTTAGACTAGAATCAGTTCTGTGGACCCCTCTGCACACTGAGGCCAAGACCCTCTGGTAGGGCCCACATCAGTTCTAGCTTTGGGTGGCTTTGCTCTGACCCCATCCCCAGTGGATCTGGCCTAATGAGGTGACAGCCCTGGTCAGCACCATGCTAAGAGAAATGCCAGCATTGGGTGGCTTCCCAGGCAGCTGCCAAACCTAGACTGCAGCCTGCAAGCTGAGCTGGGCAGGGTCCTGGGCTCCTCTAGGCCTGCAGCTCACTGCTAGCCCCTCCCAGTCAAATGGCCAAAGGCAATGCAGCTGGGTGTATGTATGTGCCTTTGTGGGTCTCGGGCatgtgggggaggggatgagGCTGGGCATCCATTCCCAGCGGCAGGAATCACAGCCTGTGCTTTTCAGGGAGACAAACCAGCCTTCGCAAGTAATGCACTCAGATGCTTTGCCCTGTTTGCCGGTTCACGTCCCTTTCTGCACAGGTGTCCCCATGGGCTTTGGGTGGCAAGGCTCTTCGTCCATCCTGCCCTAACCCTCATTCCTCAGAATTCAAGGGAAGACTCAGAGGACTTGAGAGACAGGCAGCCTGATGTAGCCCACAGGCTTCATCAAGTCACCTCTGTGTCCTTAATGGAGAGGGTGGCTCGCCCCCAGGCCTTTGCCCAAAGCGAGAAGTcactcctcctgcctccccaaaTGCCTCTCCCTCACACTGCCTCGGTCAGGAGCTCTCTGGAGACTCCCAGTCAGGGTCTCAGGGCCTGGCCTCCTTAGGAGAGGGCTAGACCTCCATTGTGAACAAACCTTCCTGCCCCCCTCAGAAAGCTCCTCTCGTAGGAGTAACGTGAAGCCCAGAGACGACATGCATCCAAAGTCACCAGCAAGTTCACGGAATCTGGAGCTCCACCTGCCCCTCTTGCAATCCCAAGGGGCCACGTGTCATGTGAGAAGCCATGGGCAATTCCCCATCTCAGAGCTCTGCCACACAATCAGTGAAGTGATGAAAGACGGGTCCAAGAGGCAGAGTGACTGGATGGAACTGGTGGCCAGTGAGGAGGATGAAGGAtgagccaggagccaggaggaggcagggcctaTTGGTGTGGGGCGGGCCTCCTAGCCCAGGCCCTGCAGTTCTGCCTCGGATTTGGCATGGCTTAGGGGCCGGAGTGTCCGGGAAGGCCTGCCCTCGGGCCCACAGTCCTGCTCCTCGTAGCTGGGGTTCAGGCGGCCCATGTCGAGGGAGCAGAAGAGGCTGCGCTCAGTCCCAGCATGGTGCTCCACCAGAGCCTCCAGGCTGGGGAACTCGGCTGGCAGGTGCTGGGGGAAGAAGGGGCTTCAGTTCCAGCTCCCCCTCCTCCATGGCTGCTGCTGGGCACCAACCTCTCCCTCACTTGGGATCCTGCCCCACTTCAGAGAGGAGGCAATTTGAGCTCAGAGAGGTCACTGTCATGCTCACAGCAGAGCCAGACACCATTTCCTCAGTGTCTCTCCTCCCAGCCTGGACAGGACTGAGGCACTTTGGTGGAGGTTACGGCTCACATTTAAAAAGCACCACCTGTCCCCTACCCCTACCCCGCCCATCCCAGTCCCTGGAAACTTGTGATCAGCCAAGACTCCAGACCTGGAGACTCAGAGGCTGTATGAGCTTAGACAAACCCCTAACCTAAGTCAGCTTCCTCTTCTGCTAAGAGATGGTTACGGAGTGACAAAGCAGTAATTTTAAAAGCCGGATTCCTATAGCCCCAGACTCTGCTAAAGTCACTGGAGAGGCCCCAAGGCCCAACCCATAGATAGAGGTGGGGTCCAGCAGGGCCAATGACGAAGGAGCTGAATGGAGTTAACTAAGGGGTGGGGCCAGAGAGAGCCAATAGGTGACTGGGATAAGGGTGAGGTGGGCTCAATAGTTAGAAAGGGGAGGGGCTTGAGGGCAAGGGGCGGGGCCAGCTGCCGGTCCTCACCTCCACGCTGTAGCGACCCAGGAGGTTCCGGAAGACTTGGTGCGGCACCACACCGCACTGCGTCCGCACCGACAGGCACCACTGGCCACTGGCGCCCGGCTCAGGCCACAACAGGAAGGCCCCAAGCACGTCTCTCCGCAGCAGGGCAAGGGCACTGGGCCTGGGAGGGCAGAAGAAGAGGCTGAAGGTGGGACCCTAGTGGGACCCGGCTTCAGGTTGCTCCCTGGCAATGGCATAACAGCCCCACAGCATCGGAACACAATGCCTGTGGCGGACAACCGGAAGCTTTCAGACTTCCTTTCGGAAAGGTTTCTAGAGAGTCCTTAACTGACCATTTCAAGACTCAGTCAGGAGAACTTTAagcatgtttccctaaaaataagaccgggttttataccgtatttcccccaaaattaataagatcttatattaatttttgctccaaaagatgcattagggggTATTTTCAGGcgatgtcttactttttcatgtacaacaacctacatttattcaaagacAGTCAGGTCATCTGCTGGAACAtagtcataacatactaaatgagTCCATCTGGGGGgtctggcccggtggctcaggcggttggagtatgtcctctcaaccacaaggttgccggttcgacccccgcaagtgggctgcgccccctgcaactaactacgggcaactaacaatggcaactggagctgagctgcgccctccacaactaagattgtaaaggacaacaacttgacttggaaaaagttctggaagtacacactgttccccaataaagtcctgttccccttcccccccaaaaaaaagaaatctaagatttctctttaaaaaaaataaaataaaaaataaattcatctgtctggctgacgatcttaactggggcttattttcggggtaggtcttattttcggggaaacacggtaaagagCTGACATTTAGAGAGCTGTGACCGGGTGGGTACTGAAGTCTTGACTCACTTGAattatacagtagtacctcagttttcgaacatctttgttgatgaacatttcgatttacgaacaccgtaaattatggatctatggtattattagatagtaaaattcatgctaaatttgcagttttaggggttgattttaaaggtctggaacggattaatccattttgcattactttctatggggaaaccatgcctcggttttcgaacatttcagaacttgaactgtcttctggaacggattacattccaaaaccgaggtaccactgtacctcACTTGATCCTCTCCACAACCCTGGGATGAAGGTTCTTTgattatcctcactttacattTGAGAGAACTAAGGCCCAGGGTGCTGAAGTCCCTGAGGTCAGGAGCACTCTGCCCTCCTACAGGAATGTGCTTGTGCCTGGCTGGGGGTGAGGAACACAGCCTACTTCTCTGCCCACTGGGTACCCCACCAGGCCCCTCCTACCTGGAGAGGCCAGCAAAGGCCCAGATGTTCTCCGTCAGGCTGCCATCACTCTCCACCAGGCACGAAGGGCCGCCAGGACCCCAAGGCCACGCCTCCCACGCAGCAGGAACTGTGGAGACCAcccagggagcagagggagaaaggcTGTCCGGTCCCCTCTTgtacccagcccagcccaccccacAGGCCCCATGACCCCACACTTGTCTCCTCACCAAGCCGCTCCCTCCTGGCCCAATAGGCTTACAATCCAGTCCCCCCAAAAGGCACATCCACACACAGGCACAGCCCCACTCACACCCACTCACCAGTTAAATCACATCCACAGCCGTGCAGTGCCCAGTGCAAGCCCCTGGCACGCAGACCTTGATGCACACTCACCCTTGTGGACACGATGCATATTCACCCCCACCACAGGCATCTGCTCGGAGGCATATTCACAGCCTTGCAGAAACGACACTCAGACGCACCCTCTTGGACTCACACTGGTGTACACAGGCCTGGACCCAGGCACGCCTGAGGCAGGTGCTCCGCTACTCACAGGCCTCCCGGGCTGACAGCTGCAGCTGGGTCTCGTAGGTGCAGCCACGGTAGGCCCCGGAGCGGATCACCTTGCTGCGGATAGCCTTCTTGCGTACCAGTGTGGGTGAGCAGTAGGGATTCCCCAGGCGGGCATGGCGGGTGAACCCACGGCCTTCCAAGTCGGGCAGCTCCTTCTAAGACACCAAGAGGGGCCCAGAAGAGCAGACAGATCAGGCTCCGTCATGTCAGGTCAGGTGAAGCCCCCTCCTTCTGAGGTCCAGAACTGCCCCACATGACCCCCAAAGCTGCACCCAGCTCCCTTCTCCACTGCCCACTCCCTGGCTGGGGTGCTGCCTACCCCACTGCCCATGAGCCCGTCTGCAGGCAGCCGCCGAAAGGAGACCAGTGCATGAACGTTCTGTGAGAGCTGATCACGGCCGAAGGGTTCCCGTACTAGGCCCGGGggtggcccagggctgggcagtGGCTTCAGGGGCACATCCCCTGCAGGCCCCGAGCAGGGCTCAGGCTGTACCCTCTCCTCAGGGTGCTGTAAGAGGTAAGTGAGCTGGAAGGAGCGGCAAAGGAGCAGGTGCAGGATCTGGACCTAGGGAGGGGAGGGATGGGCTCAGTTGGGGGGGGTCTCCTAGAGAACTCCTTAGGCATCAACCTGCTCCCCGTGGGGGAATGCTGCCCCTTGGCTTGTAACACGCTTCCCCATTCTTCCTGGGAAAACGCAGCTATCCCTCAAAACCTCACCACCATGCAGCTTCCCACACCagcttcctttattcatttaacaaatactgagCATCTACTTTGTTCCAGACATTATGCTTGGAGCCGGGAATGCCTGGGCTAAATGCAACCCCTTCCCCTGGGTTGACCACCCTCACCCCATGCACTGAGTCAGTACCCTCATAAAGGAGTGGCTAAGAACCCAAGGCCTGTAGTCACAGAACCTGGATCCCGTCTTGGTTCTGTCACTTAGGAGCTGCggtgtgaccctgggcagagCAGGGCACCTCTGTCCTCTGATTCTTCATCCCCACCTCCCTGTGCTCTTTTAATGACGTGGAGCACAGAGACTCCCCAGCATAAGCCCAGCACTTTCCACCCACCACACACATCATCCAGCCCAAACACATTGGAACCCTGAGCTCCATCCCAAAGATCAATGGCCATGTCTCCACCACCTGTCACTCCAGTAGCCAGCACAGGGCTTGACATACACGGGTGGTATCAAATGCTTACTGGATGGAACCACAGCCAGCCTCTGTTGGCTAAATGATTGGCTGCCAAGGCTCTGTTCATGACAGTCACATTGGCTTTGACTTCTGGGatctccccgcccccccaactTGCTCCGTGGGAGCAAGCACTGGAACCTGGGCCCAGCCTCTGCTCTCCAAGTCCTCCAGTGTCTGGGATTAGGGACAGACAGATGACAGAGTACGGCTCGTGTCACAGGACCCCAGAAGGGAGGGGCAGTCTAGAGGAGTCAAGGTGGGCTTCACAGACACCTGGGCTGAGCCTTGCAGGGCAAGCTGGAATCTTGCTGAGAAggaaagggcattccaggtggAGAGAACAGCAGGAGCAAAGGCCTGGCAGGGTGATCCTCCAATCTCCAAGCATATGGCCTGGTCCCCATGGCATGCTGAGGCCACTGACTTGCTTTTGTGGCATCCTCCgtggacagagccccagaaggAGCCGGTGTGGCAATGGGTGGACGGCTGGAGGGGGCTCAAGCCAGTGTGG
The Rhinolophus ferrumequinum isolate MPI-CBG mRhiFer1 chromosome 9, mRhiFer1_v1.p, whole genome shotgun sequence genome window above contains:
- the SH2D5 gene encoding SH2 domain-containing protein 5 isoform X1, whose protein sequence is MGTLCLDCLGTNPSPLPFAAFSPVGLEAGHPGAHAEGWGQGPEGLRLRPCHSPAQYVGSFSVDNLDTQESVWLVQQQLWTLKECHRRRAVILQFSLQGLKMYSGEGEVLLMAHALRRILYSTWCPADCQFAFVARNPRSPASKLFCHLFVGSQPGEVQILHLLLCRSFQLTYLLQHPEERVQPEPCSGPAGDVPLKPLPSPGPPPGLVREPFGRDQLSQNVHALVSFRRLPADGLMGSGKELPDLEGRGFTRHARLGNPYCSPTLVRKKAIRSKVIRSGAYRGCTYETQLQLSAREAFPAAWEAWPWGPGGPSCLVESDGSLTENIWAFAGLSRPSALALLRRDVLGAFLLWPEPGASGQWCLSVRTQCGVVPHQVFRNLLGRYSVEHLPAEFPSLEALVEHHAGTERSLFCSLDMGRLNPSYEEQDCGPEGRPSRTLRPLSHAKSEAELQGLG
- the SH2D5 gene encoding SH2 domain-containing protein 5 isoform X2; this translates as MQKAGARGRRASDCGPATHRPRCITKFAQYVGSFSVDNLDTQESVWLVQQQLWTLKECHRRRAVILQFSLQGLKMYSGEGEVLLMAHALRRILYSTWCPADCQFAFVARNPRSPASKLFCHLFVGSQPGEVQILHLLLCRSFQLTYLLQHPEERVQPEPCSGPAGDVPLKPLPSPGPPPGLVREPFGRDQLSQNVHALVSFRRLPADGLMGSGKELPDLEGRGFTRHARLGNPYCSPTLVRKKAIRSKVIRSGAYRGCTYETQLQLSAREAFPAAWEAWPWGPGGPSCLVESDGSLTENIWAFAGLSRPSALALLRRDVLGAFLLWPEPGASGQWCLSVRTQCGVVPHQVFRNLLGRYSVEHLPAEFPSLEALVEHHAGTERSLFCSLDMGRLNPSYEEQDCGPEGRPSRTLRPLSHAKSEAELQGLG